In a genomic window of Bicyclus anynana chromosome 5, ilBicAnyn1.1, whole genome shotgun sequence:
- the LOC112054265 gene encoding matrix metalloproteinase-25: MGPRYCVLYLIGYIVTLSIFGTAVSAKTIFLEENAPTLEEINFMKKYGYLQEVPLSVSTTYTSQSVAGAVAKMQSFAGLPPTGYLDDETRKLFKRRRCGVKDIETKSSAHRRKRYILQQGWGRKAITYRVLNGTSTLSKSRVETLMRTGLEVWAPHAGLDFRRVERSKADIEVSFASKDHGDGFPFDGPGRVVAHAFPPPHGAMHFDDDEIWGDEPGEDDDDITDFFAVAVHEIGHALGLSHSNVKASVMYPYYQVPVEKLHEDDIMGMQALYLKEDVHSPAAAAEARTESAVLSRSSTAPRFTRPDSESAEDDENDVPDLCYTNYDTIQVLQGKIYVFEEEWVWVLSERKQIVEGYPKRFHEVFIGLPRHINVIRTIYEKRNGHIVVFSGRSYWEFSARFRLVKRGRITEYKIPQVPELTTVFVSNYNNKTYLIEYERYWRYDEATRTMDRGYPKEMSAWRNVPYPVDAAIIWKEDTYFFRGPRFWRFDNAQIRAHEYYPLPTAQIWFPCPSTPDMMQYTANDEP; this comes from the exons ATGGGGCCGCGCTACTGTGTGCTGTACCTAATTGGGTACATTGTAACGTTATCCATCTTCGGAACCGCTGTGTCAGCGAAAACTATATTCCTCGAGGAAAATGCACCCACGTTAGAAGAG ATAAACTTCATGAAGAAGTACGGCTACCTGCAAGAGGTGCCGTTGTCTGTGAGCACCACGTACACCAGCCAGTCCGTCGCCGGCGCTGTTGCCAAGATGCAGAGCTTCGCCGGCCTGCCGCCCACGGGATATCTCGATGATGAAACGAGAAAA ttatttaaaagaagacgTTGCGGCGTAAAGGACATTGAAACAAAGTCCTCAGCGCATCGTAGAAAGCGATACATTCTGCAACAAGGATGGGGCAGGAAAGCTATTACTTACAG AGTACTCAACGGGACAAGCACTCTGTCTAAGTCGCGCGTGGAGACGCTGATGCGCACGGGGCTGGAGGTGTGGGCGCCGCACGCCGGGCTGGACTTCCGCCGCGTGGAGCGCAGCAAAGCTGACATCGAGGTGTCCTTCGCCAGCAAGGACCACGGCGACGG GTTTCCTTTTGACGGGCCAGGTCGTGTGGTGGCCCACGCGTTCCCGCCGCCGCACGGCGCCATGCACTTCGACGACGATGAGATCTGGGGCGACGAGCCGGGCGAGGACGACGACGACATCACCGACTTCTTCGCCGTTGCGGTGCACGAGATCGGCCACGCGCTGGGACTGTCGCACTCGAACGTGAAGGCGTCCGTCATGTACCCATACTATCAAGTGCCGGTGGAGAAGCTCCATGAAGACGACATTATGGGCATGCAGGCACTGTATT TGAAGGAGGACGTGCACTccccggcggcggcggcggaggCGCGCACAGAGAGCGCCGTGCTGAGCCGCTCGTCCACCGCGCCGCGCTTCACCCGGCCGGACAGCGAGAGCGCCGAGGACGACGAGAACGACGTGCCCGACCTGTGCTACACCAACTACGACACCATCCAGGTGCTGCAGGGCAAGATCTACGTCTTCGAGGAGGAG TGGGTGTGGGTGCTGAGTGAGAGGAAGCAGATCGTAGAGGGCTACCCGAAGAGGTTCCACGAAGTGTTCATCGGCCTGCCGCGACATATCAACGTCATCAGGACCATTTACGAGAAGAGAAATGGACACATCGTTGTATTCTCAG GCCGCAGCTACTGGGAGTTCAGCGCCCGCTTCCGGCTGGTGAAGCGCGGGCGCATCACCGAGTACAAGATCCCGCAGGTGCCGGAGCTGACCACCGTGTTCGTGTCCAACTACAACAACAAGACGTACCTCATCGAGTATGAGCGCTACTGGCGGTACGACGAGGCGACGCGCACCATGGACCGCGGGTACCCTAAGGAGATGTCTGCCTGGAGGAACGTGCCGTACCCTGTGGACGCGGCTATCATTTGGAAAGAAG ACACGTACTTCTTCCGCGGGCCGCGCTTCTGGCGGTTCGACAACGCGCAGATCCGCGCGCACGAGTATTACCCGCTGCCCACGGCGCAGATCTGGTTCCCGTGCCCCTCCACGCCCGACATGATGCAGTACACTGCCAACGACGAACCCTAG
- the LOC112054266 gene encoding thioredoxin reductase 1, mitochondrial isoform X3 has protein sequence MAPIGGWMCCGRKAKLVDPLTESVCDEDGTYDYDLAVLGGGSGGLACAKEAINQGAKVAVLDFVTPSPQGTKWGLGGTCVNVGCIPKKLMHQAALLGEAIHEAVAYGWQVPSVDQVKINWSSLTEAVQNHIKSVNWVTRVDLREKKIEYINGLGSFKDPHTIIATLKNGSQKELTAKNIVIAVGGRPHYPDIPGAKEYCISSDDIFSLSNPPGKTLVVGAGYIGLECAGFLNSLGYSSTVLVRSVPLRGFDQQMAGMITSEMEEKGVKFHHRCIPVSVEKLETGQLRARWLNTETKEQGEDIFDTVLLATGRYALTEQLNLKAAGVNVLSENGKVVAETEQTNVPHIYAVGDVLEGRPELTPVAIHAGRLLARRMFGGASQLMDYDNVATTVFTPLEYGCVGLSEEQATQRYGADNLEVYHAFYKPTEFFIPQRNIRNCYLKAVALREAPQKILGLHFVGPVAGEVIQGFAAAVKCGITMEQLVNTVGIHPTVAEEFTRLNITKRSGKDPNPASCCS, from the exons GTGGCTGGATGTGTTGTGGACGTAAAGCCAAGTTGGTAGACCCTTTAACTGAGTCTGTTTGTGATGAAG ATGGGACGTATGACTATGATCTGGCGGTGCTGGGAGGTGGGTCGGGAGGCCTGgcctgcgccaaggaggccatCAACCAGGGCGCGAAGGTCGCAGTGTTAGACTTTGTCACACCCTCGCCGCAGGGCACCAAATGGGGCCTCGGTGGAACGTGTGTCAACGTTGGATGTATACCCAAGAAGTTGATGCATCAAGCTGCCTTGCTTGGAGAGGCGATACAC GAAGCGGTGGCGTACGGTTGGCAAGTACCTTCAGTAGATCAGGTCAAAATAAACTGGTCTTCGTTAACAGAAGCTGTACAAAACCACATCAAATCCGTCAACTGGGTGACCAGAGTTGACCTCAGGGAGAAGAAGATCGAGTACATCAACGGTTTAGGATCATTTAAGGATCCACACACGATAATAGCGACATTAAAGAATGGAAGTCAGAAAGAGTTGACGGCCAAAAATATTGTTATCGCAGTCGGCGGTAGGCCCCATTATCCAGATATTCCCGGGGCGAAGGAGTATTGTATAAGCAGCGACGATATCTTCAGTTTGAGCAATCCTCCTGGCAAGACCCTGGTTGTTGGTGCTGGAT ACATCGGTCTGGAGTGCGCCGGTTTCCTCAACTCGCTGGGCTACTCGTCGACGGTGCTGGTGCGCTCAGTGCCCCTGCGCGGCTTCGACCAGCAGATGGCGGGCATGATCACCAGCGAGATGGAGGAGAAGGGCGTCAAGTTCCACCATCGCTGCATCCCCGTGTCGGTGGAGAAGCTGGAGACCGGCCAGCTCAGAGCTCGCTGGCTGAACACGGAGACTAAGGAAca AGGCGAAGACATTTTCGACACAGTGCTTCTGGCCACAGGACGGTATGCGCTCACTGAACAACTCAACCTCAAAGCGGCGGGCGTTAAT GTACTATCAGAGAACGGCAAAGTGGTAGCGGAGACAGAGCAGACAAACGTGCCGCACATCTACGCGGTGGGCGACGTGCTGGAGGGCCGGCCCGAGCTCACGCCCGTCGCCATCCACGCCGGCCGCCTGCTCGCGCGCCGCATGTTCGGCGGCGCCTCGCAGCTCATGGACTACGACAACGTGGCCACCACCGTCTTCACGCCGCTGGAGTACGGCTGCGTCGGCCTCAGCGAGGAGCAGGCCACGCAGAG GTACGGGGCGGACAATCTGGAGGTGTACCACGCGTTCTACAAGCCCACGGAGTTCTTCATCCCGCAGCGCAACATCCGCAACTGCTACCTGAAGGCGGTGGCGCTGCGCGAGGCGCCGCAGAAGATCCTGGGGCTCCACTTCGTGGGGCCCGTCGCCGGGGAGGTCATACAGGGCTTCGCGGCCGCTGTCAA ATGCGGCATAACAATGGAACAGCTGGTGAACACGGTGGGCATCCACCCCACTGTGGCGGAGGAGTTCACCCGGCTCAACATCACCAAGCGCTCCGGCAAGGACCCCAACCCTGCCTCCTGCTGCAGCTAA
- the LOC112054266 gene encoding thioredoxin reductase 1, mitochondrial isoform X4 — MAPIDGTYDYDLAVLGGGSGGLACAKEAINQGAKVAVLDFVTPSPQGTKWGLGGTCVNVGCIPKKLMHQAALLGEAIHEAVAYGWQVPSVDQVKINWSSLTEAVQNHIKSVNWVTRVDLREKKIEYINGLGSFKDPHTIIATLKNGSQKELTAKNIVIAVGGRPHYPDIPGAKEYCISSDDIFSLSNPPGKTLVVGAGYIGLECAGFLNSLGYSSTVLVRSVPLRGFDQQMAGMITSEMEEKGVKFHHRCIPVSVEKLETGQLRARWLNTETKEQGEDIFDTVLLATGRYALTEQLNLKAAGVNVLSENGKVVAETEQTNVPHIYAVGDVLEGRPELTPVAIHAGRLLARRMFGGASQLMDYDNVATTVFTPLEYGCVGLSEEQATQRYGADNLEVYHAFYKPTEFFIPQRNIRNCYLKAVALREAPQKILGLHFVGPVAGEVIQGFAAAVKCGITMEQLVNTVGIHPTVAEEFTRLNITKRSGKDPNPASCCS; from the exons ATGGGACGTATGACTATGATCTGGCGGTGCTGGGAGGTGGGTCGGGAGGCCTGgcctgcgccaaggaggccatCAACCAGGGCGCGAAGGTCGCAGTGTTAGACTTTGTCACACCCTCGCCGCAGGGCACCAAATGGGGCCTCGGTGGAACGTGTGTCAACGTTGGATGTATACCCAAGAAGTTGATGCATCAAGCTGCCTTGCTTGGAGAGGCGATACAC GAAGCGGTGGCGTACGGTTGGCAAGTACCTTCAGTAGATCAGGTCAAAATAAACTGGTCTTCGTTAACAGAAGCTGTACAAAACCACATCAAATCCGTCAACTGGGTGACCAGAGTTGACCTCAGGGAGAAGAAGATCGAGTACATCAACGGTTTAGGATCATTTAAGGATCCACACACGATAATAGCGACATTAAAGAATGGAAGTCAGAAAGAGTTGACGGCCAAAAATATTGTTATCGCAGTCGGCGGTAGGCCCCATTATCCAGATATTCCCGGGGCGAAGGAGTATTGTATAAGCAGCGACGATATCTTCAGTTTGAGCAATCCTCCTGGCAAGACCCTGGTTGTTGGTGCTGGAT ACATCGGTCTGGAGTGCGCCGGTTTCCTCAACTCGCTGGGCTACTCGTCGACGGTGCTGGTGCGCTCAGTGCCCCTGCGCGGCTTCGACCAGCAGATGGCGGGCATGATCACCAGCGAGATGGAGGAGAAGGGCGTCAAGTTCCACCATCGCTGCATCCCCGTGTCGGTGGAGAAGCTGGAGACCGGCCAGCTCAGAGCTCGCTGGCTGAACACGGAGACTAAGGAAca AGGCGAAGACATTTTCGACACAGTGCTTCTGGCCACAGGACGGTATGCGCTCACTGAACAACTCAACCTCAAAGCGGCGGGCGTTAAT GTACTATCAGAGAACGGCAAAGTGGTAGCGGAGACAGAGCAGACAAACGTGCCGCACATCTACGCGGTGGGCGACGTGCTGGAGGGCCGGCCCGAGCTCACGCCCGTCGCCATCCACGCCGGCCGCCTGCTCGCGCGCCGCATGTTCGGCGGCGCCTCGCAGCTCATGGACTACGACAACGTGGCCACCACCGTCTTCACGCCGCTGGAGTACGGCTGCGTCGGCCTCAGCGAGGAGCAGGCCACGCAGAG GTACGGGGCGGACAATCTGGAGGTGTACCACGCGTTCTACAAGCCCACGGAGTTCTTCATCCCGCAGCGCAACATCCGCAACTGCTACCTGAAGGCGGTGGCGCTGCGCGAGGCGCCGCAGAAGATCCTGGGGCTCCACTTCGTGGGGCCCGTCGCCGGGGAGGTCATACAGGGCTTCGCGGCCGCTGTCAA ATGCGGCATAACAATGGAACAGCTGGTGAACACGGTGGGCATCCACCCCACTGTGGCGGAGGAGTTCACCCGGCTCAACATCACCAAGCGCTCCGGCAAGGACCCCAACCCTGCCTCCTGCTGCAGCTAA
- the LOC112054266 gene encoding thioredoxin reductase 1, mitochondrial isoform X2: MTLFNNFRKLSNFVKPLKRTECLIVLSRRTFANGTYDYDLAVLGGGSGGLACAKEAINQGAKVAVLDFVTPSPQGTKWGLGGTCVNVGCIPKKLMHQAALLGEAIHEAVAYGWQVPSVDQVKINWSSLTEAVQNHIKSVNWVTRVDLREKKIEYINGLGSFKDPHTIIATLKNGSQKELTAKNIVIAVGGRPHYPDIPGAKEYCISSDDIFSLSNPPGKTLVVGAGYIGLECAGFLNSLGYSSTVLVRSVPLRGFDQQMAGMITSEMEEKGVKFHHRCIPVSVEKLETGQLRARWLNTETKEQGEDIFDTVLLATGRYALTEQLNLKAAGVNVLSENGKVVAETEQTNVPHIYAVGDVLEGRPELTPVAIHAGRLLARRMFGGASQLMDYDNVATTVFTPLEYGCVGLSEEQATQRYGADNLEVYHAFYKPTEFFIPQRNIRNCYLKAVALREAPQKILGLHFVGPVAGEVIQGFAAAVKCGITMEQLVNTVGIHPTVAEEFTRLNITKRSGKDPNPASCCS; this comes from the exons ATGGGACGTATGACTATGATCTGGCGGTGCTGGGAGGTGGGTCGGGAGGCCTGgcctgcgccaaggaggccatCAACCAGGGCGCGAAGGTCGCAGTGTTAGACTTTGTCACACCCTCGCCGCAGGGCACCAAATGGGGCCTCGGTGGAACGTGTGTCAACGTTGGATGTATACCCAAGAAGTTGATGCATCAAGCTGCCTTGCTTGGAGAGGCGATACAC GAAGCGGTGGCGTACGGTTGGCAAGTACCTTCAGTAGATCAGGTCAAAATAAACTGGTCTTCGTTAACAGAAGCTGTACAAAACCACATCAAATCCGTCAACTGGGTGACCAGAGTTGACCTCAGGGAGAAGAAGATCGAGTACATCAACGGTTTAGGATCATTTAAGGATCCACACACGATAATAGCGACATTAAAGAATGGAAGTCAGAAAGAGTTGACGGCCAAAAATATTGTTATCGCAGTCGGCGGTAGGCCCCATTATCCAGATATTCCCGGGGCGAAGGAGTATTGTATAAGCAGCGACGATATCTTCAGTTTGAGCAATCCTCCTGGCAAGACCCTGGTTGTTGGTGCTGGAT ACATCGGTCTGGAGTGCGCCGGTTTCCTCAACTCGCTGGGCTACTCGTCGACGGTGCTGGTGCGCTCAGTGCCCCTGCGCGGCTTCGACCAGCAGATGGCGGGCATGATCACCAGCGAGATGGAGGAGAAGGGCGTCAAGTTCCACCATCGCTGCATCCCCGTGTCGGTGGAGAAGCTGGAGACCGGCCAGCTCAGAGCTCGCTGGCTGAACACGGAGACTAAGGAAca AGGCGAAGACATTTTCGACACAGTGCTTCTGGCCACAGGACGGTATGCGCTCACTGAACAACTCAACCTCAAAGCGGCGGGCGTTAAT GTACTATCAGAGAACGGCAAAGTGGTAGCGGAGACAGAGCAGACAAACGTGCCGCACATCTACGCGGTGGGCGACGTGCTGGAGGGCCGGCCCGAGCTCACGCCCGTCGCCATCCACGCCGGCCGCCTGCTCGCGCGCCGCATGTTCGGCGGCGCCTCGCAGCTCATGGACTACGACAACGTGGCCACCACCGTCTTCACGCCGCTGGAGTACGGCTGCGTCGGCCTCAGCGAGGAGCAGGCCACGCAGAG GTACGGGGCGGACAATCTGGAGGTGTACCACGCGTTCTACAAGCCCACGGAGTTCTTCATCCCGCAGCGCAACATCCGCAACTGCTACCTGAAGGCGGTGGCGCTGCGCGAGGCGCCGCAGAAGATCCTGGGGCTCCACTTCGTGGGGCCCGTCGCCGGGGAGGTCATACAGGGCTTCGCGGCCGCTGTCAA ATGCGGCATAACAATGGAACAGCTGGTGAACACGGTGGGCATCCACCCCACTGTGGCGGAGGAGTTCACCCGGCTCAACATCACCAAGCGCTCCGGCAAGGACCCCAACCCTGCCTCCTGCTGCAGCTAA
- the LOC112054266 gene encoding thioredoxin reductase 2, mitochondrial isoform X1: MTLFNNFRKLSNFVKPLKRTECLIVLSRRTFASGWMCCGRKAKLVDPLTESVCDEDGTYDYDLAVLGGGSGGLACAKEAINQGAKVAVLDFVTPSPQGTKWGLGGTCVNVGCIPKKLMHQAALLGEAIHEAVAYGWQVPSVDQVKINWSSLTEAVQNHIKSVNWVTRVDLREKKIEYINGLGSFKDPHTIIATLKNGSQKELTAKNIVIAVGGRPHYPDIPGAKEYCISSDDIFSLSNPPGKTLVVGAGYIGLECAGFLNSLGYSSTVLVRSVPLRGFDQQMAGMITSEMEEKGVKFHHRCIPVSVEKLETGQLRARWLNTETKEQGEDIFDTVLLATGRYALTEQLNLKAAGVNVLSENGKVVAETEQTNVPHIYAVGDVLEGRPELTPVAIHAGRLLARRMFGGASQLMDYDNVATTVFTPLEYGCVGLSEEQATQRYGADNLEVYHAFYKPTEFFIPQRNIRNCYLKAVALREAPQKILGLHFVGPVAGEVIQGFAAAVKCGITMEQLVNTVGIHPTVAEEFTRLNITKRSGKDPNPASCCS, from the exons GTGGCTGGATGTGTTGTGGACGTAAAGCCAAGTTGGTAGACCCTTTAACTGAGTCTGTTTGTGATGAAG ATGGGACGTATGACTATGATCTGGCGGTGCTGGGAGGTGGGTCGGGAGGCCTGgcctgcgccaaggaggccatCAACCAGGGCGCGAAGGTCGCAGTGTTAGACTTTGTCACACCCTCGCCGCAGGGCACCAAATGGGGCCTCGGTGGAACGTGTGTCAACGTTGGATGTATACCCAAGAAGTTGATGCATCAAGCTGCCTTGCTTGGAGAGGCGATACAC GAAGCGGTGGCGTACGGTTGGCAAGTACCTTCAGTAGATCAGGTCAAAATAAACTGGTCTTCGTTAACAGAAGCTGTACAAAACCACATCAAATCCGTCAACTGGGTGACCAGAGTTGACCTCAGGGAGAAGAAGATCGAGTACATCAACGGTTTAGGATCATTTAAGGATCCACACACGATAATAGCGACATTAAAGAATGGAAGTCAGAAAGAGTTGACGGCCAAAAATATTGTTATCGCAGTCGGCGGTAGGCCCCATTATCCAGATATTCCCGGGGCGAAGGAGTATTGTATAAGCAGCGACGATATCTTCAGTTTGAGCAATCCTCCTGGCAAGACCCTGGTTGTTGGTGCTGGAT ACATCGGTCTGGAGTGCGCCGGTTTCCTCAACTCGCTGGGCTACTCGTCGACGGTGCTGGTGCGCTCAGTGCCCCTGCGCGGCTTCGACCAGCAGATGGCGGGCATGATCACCAGCGAGATGGAGGAGAAGGGCGTCAAGTTCCACCATCGCTGCATCCCCGTGTCGGTGGAGAAGCTGGAGACCGGCCAGCTCAGAGCTCGCTGGCTGAACACGGAGACTAAGGAAca AGGCGAAGACATTTTCGACACAGTGCTTCTGGCCACAGGACGGTATGCGCTCACTGAACAACTCAACCTCAAAGCGGCGGGCGTTAAT GTACTATCAGAGAACGGCAAAGTGGTAGCGGAGACAGAGCAGACAAACGTGCCGCACATCTACGCGGTGGGCGACGTGCTGGAGGGCCGGCCCGAGCTCACGCCCGTCGCCATCCACGCCGGCCGCCTGCTCGCGCGCCGCATGTTCGGCGGCGCCTCGCAGCTCATGGACTACGACAACGTGGCCACCACCGTCTTCACGCCGCTGGAGTACGGCTGCGTCGGCCTCAGCGAGGAGCAGGCCACGCAGAG GTACGGGGCGGACAATCTGGAGGTGTACCACGCGTTCTACAAGCCCACGGAGTTCTTCATCCCGCAGCGCAACATCCGCAACTGCTACCTGAAGGCGGTGGCGCTGCGCGAGGCGCCGCAGAAGATCCTGGGGCTCCACTTCGTGGGGCCCGTCGCCGGGGAGGTCATACAGGGCTTCGCGGCCGCTGTCAA ATGCGGCATAACAATGGAACAGCTGGTGAACACGGTGGGCATCCACCCCACTGTGGCGGAGGAGTTCACCCGGCTCAACATCACCAAGCGCTCCGGCAAGGACCCCAACCCTGCCTCCTGCTGCAGCTAA